The Megalobrama amblycephala isolate DHTTF-2021 linkage group LG1, ASM1881202v1, whole genome shotgun sequence genome segment ggcagaattttcatttttgggtgaactatcactttataGTTGAGTACTGGAATTTAATAttggatttaataaatgtatcatTGTTTTGTCTATTAAACAGAGAAAAAACAAGGACATTGGAAAAGAGCAGAGCAGAGCAGAACAAAATATATCACCTATTTCACAGACTTCATCTTAAAGACAGGTACCACAATAAACTGAGAGCTGCAGATGTTCTTCAGATAACTGGACATTCATTACAGTCCCATGAGTATTGTACTGAACAGGAGCTGATTCAGACTTTCCTACAAAAACTACTGATGATGAACTACAGAGCAAGATTTATTATATCTAAAGAGAAAAATGAGGAAGATCACACACAACGAAAAGACAATCACTCATCTGAAGATGAAAGTgatatttttcatgaaatgTTTTTATCTAACTATGGAGCAAGCCAGTCTAAGGCCATTCACCCGATGGATGTTCAGATGGCCGTGTTTCATTGTGCCGATAGTTTCCTGAAGCAGCTGATGGTCACTAAACTGTCCCAGTGTCAGTACGCTCTGCCTCTGCTTCTTCCTGATCCATTCACACAACAGATTGAGTTTCCTCTCTGGACATTTAGAGAAATCACCAAGAGCTGGAAGATCAGAAACACCAACAATGAAATCATCAGTCAAACCCAGCCGATCTACAAAGCAGAAACTTCAATGGTGTCTTTCTTCAGGTTTGGCTCTGTGCCTTCATCCAAGTCTCAGCTGATGAACAGTCTGATCAATGAGAAACACAACACGTTCTTCCACAGGAACTGCCCAGGCAGCAGCAGAACCAGAGAACTGATGGATGGAGTGGTGGAGATCGCCTGGTTCTGCCCCTCTGGATCATATGATGATAAATTCACTGACTGTGTTGCATTCTGTAATCTACACGGTGATGCAGGAGACCATGAAAAACAGCTTCAGATCCTCACTGAAATGGCCTCAGTCAATGTTGTTCTTCTACCACAACTGGACAGGAATGACAAAAGTGCAGCAATAATACAAAACATGTACAGGAACTCAAAGCCACTCATTTGTCTTTTTACTGAGAATGAATCTgctgtaactgaaataaagaaaagaaaatataagaTTGGTCTGAAAAATAGAAATCAGTCAGTTGTATCTGAAGAACTCAGAAGAGCTATAAATGACTGTCTCTCAGAATCATCTTCCACTCTCAGACTTGAAGATGTGTCCAAACACTCAGATGTCAGAGTagatgaggaagatgatgaagactgcaggagaggaagagaagcagcacAGAAGATGATGAGTTTACTGGAGAAGAAAGATCTGACAGAAATCAAAGAATCAGTTCTGCCTCATCAGGGGAAACTGTGGCATCAGTGGCGTCAGAAGAACAAGGAACTACATCGACCTAAAGCAGATGAGATAGAAATGGACATCAGTAGAAAGAAAACAGAGTTGAAAAGAATTCGTCAGCATCAGTATGAATCTGACATAAGAGAGTTTATTAAGTTCTTCATTAAAGAAATTAACTCAGGTGCtgccaataaaaatatatattttctcaaATGGCTCAGAATCCTCCTGGATGAATATACCTCAGGTGACCTTTCTTATCTAAATCACAAATATGATGAAAAGTGGTCAACAGTCTTAAAACTGAAAGagaattgtaataaaattgaaCAACTTAAAGCTGAACAAACTGAACTTGAGAGAATATCTGAGAAGCTTCAAGCTGCAGCCTTTGGTTTGGAGCACATCATGAGGGAGATCGGTCAGATCTATGAATCATGTTCATCTGTGAAGAAGAACAAGAAAGACCTGCAGTTTGACTTCTCTTCTCTCCCGAGTCTTGCAGCAGAGATGATGATCTCTGGATTTCCACTGGAGCTGATGGATGGAGATGCTGCTCATGTTCCTGTGATCTGGATCTCTGCTGTTCTAGATGAACTCATCCAGAAACTGGGAGACCAGAGAGTCTTTGTGCTGTCAGTTTTAGGGCTTCAGAGCTCTGGGAAATCCACCATGCTGAATGCCATGTTTGGACTCCAGTTTGCCGTCAGTGCTGGCAGGTGCACCAGAGGAGCTTTCATGCAGCTGGTCAAAGTGTCAGACGAgatgaaaacacagatgaacTTTGACTATATTCTGGTTGTTGACACTGAGGGTCTTCGTGCTCTAGACCTGGCTGGAAGATCAAGAAGACATCATGACATTGAATTGGCCACATTTGTTGTTGGTCTTGGAAATCTGACATTGATCAACATCTTTGGAGAAAACCCATCTGAGATGCAGGACATTCTTCACATTGTTGTTCAGGCCTTCATGAGGATGAAGAAGGTCAGACTGAATCCcagctgtgtgtttgtgcatcagAATGTTTCAGACATCACAGCTGTAGAGAAAAACATGGAGGAAAAGAGACGACTGCAGCAGACACTGGATAAGATGACTAAACTCGCTGCTGAAGATGAAGTTTGTGATGCAGAATGTTTCAGTGATGTCATTGCATTTGATGTACAGAATGATGTGAAGTATTTTGCTCATCTTTGGGAGGGAAACCCACCCATGGcaccaccaaacccagactaCTGTGAAAATATTCAAGACCTAAAGGAAACTATTATATCTTGTGCAGAAAAACCCCATGGAATGATGCTGATAGACTTAAAAGATCATATTAGAGATCTATGTGAGGCTTTACTGAAGGAACGATGTGTCTTCAGCTCCAGAACTGCTCTGGAGATTTCAGCCTACAGGAAACTGGAGACTGAATACAGCAAGTGGTCCTGGAGGCTTCGCAGTGCCATGATGGAAACTGAGAATAAACTACacaacaaaatagaaaatgaagCAATTTATAAGTTTGAAGAAACTGATCTTCAAAGAGAACTGAAGAAGACAAGTGAGGATGTGAAAAACTCAATGTCAGAATTCTTTGAGAAAGATGCTGATATATTGGTTCAGTGGAAAAAATCATTTGACGTAAAAATGAAAGAGATTCAGGAAAACATTGTGAGAGAAACAAAGAGGAAATTAAATGAGATTCTTCAGCAGCGAGACCTAAAGAAAAAGACTGATGATCAGAAGACACATCATGAAAACACTCTCTATGAAAAGAGCAAAGAACTTGCCTTAAAACTCAAAGACAAAACAACTGATGAACAAACACAGAAGAAAGAATTTGATTCATTTTGGAAAAAGAGTGTTGACAGGATTCTCTCAGACAGTCCTCAAATTAAAGACACTGACATAATGACAGATGTGAGAGAGATCCTCAAAAACATCTATAGAAGTTCTCTTGTATACAATTGCAGTGAGAGctatgatatttttactgtgaCGACTTACTCTCAATATGTCATTTTCAGAAATTCCACAAAAACAGTTAAAGAAACATGTGGATTTGATCAAAGTCTTTCTCTAGAAGATGAAGCCCAAATAAGATCATTAGTCACAGATGTTGCtcagcagacagacagaatgattcagtcatttaacatttcaaaGATGGGCTACAACATCAGCTACATTCAACAACTCACAGGTTACATCAAGACAAGAGTAACAGAACATCAGAAAAGACAATTGAAATATGTGTTCAAGATTGATTTCTTCATGGATTTGGTTCTTTCTATCAGTAAAAGGGCAAACAAGATGATCACTGACCAACACAGACTCTTCAAAGAAGCCAATGATCCTAAGATATAtgtagagaagaagagagaagagTACTATAGTGTTTTCCAGAAATACTGTCATGGAGCAACATCAGCTGCCATTTTTGGTGAGATCATCTGTCAGAAACTGAAAGAGCCCATTGAGCAGAGTGTCTACAAGAAGACTGCCAGAGATCTGACTGATGGAATGAGAACAAACTGTGAATCACTGAATGGAAACGGATCAAATCTGGAGAAACACATCCTGAAGACACTGGCAGATGAAGAGGACTTCAAAAAATACATGAACTACATTCATAATCCCAGAGATCATTTCAAGAGTTTCATCAGAGATGAAGTCAGTCAGTACATCACTGATAagttcagtgtcagtgttttacCCAAGATGAAGGAGAACATTGAACTCCTGCAGCAGAAGATCATGAAAGCAGTACATGAATCTACTGAACATGTTCAAGTGAACAGAGGAGATGTTGGTTTGTGGTTGAAGAGTTTCACACAGCAGATCTCAGATATGCTGATCTTCTCTGAAAAAGACCTCAATGGAGTGAAACAtgatgatgttgatgatttAAACCTCCTAGAAGATGTGATAAGACAAGAGCTTCCTACTATAATATCAGACATCAGCAGAAGATTCAACACAGAGACATTTCCAGTAAATCTGGACTATAAATTTAGACCAGATGAGCTTCTGATTGATCACTTCTGTCAGTGTTGTTGGGTTCAGTGTCCGTTTCGTAAAGCCATCTGCACCAACACCATAAAAAAACATCATGGAGATAACAGTGCTCCTTTCCACATAGAGAGAGGAAATGGAAGGCATTTCCCACAAGCACAGTATCTCTGTGCTGTTATTTGCACAAAATTAGTGGCAAGTGATCAGGATTTCTATGTACCAGATGGAAGGTTCCCTTCTAGAGAATACAGAAGAGCAGGAGGAGTTTATGAAGACTTGAGCATCACCTCTGATCTCTCTGAACTGCCCTACTGGAAGTGGTTTGTCTGCAGATTTCAGAAAGATCTGGAAAAACACTACAGTAAAACATTTGAGGGGAGTTTTAAAATATCAGATGAATGGAGAAAATACTCAAAACAGAATGCTATTGAGTGTTTGGGTCAATGTATCTAATGGAGCAGATAGTGAATGAAAATCTCACTTTTCCTATTAGATTCTCCTCAGATCACAGTTAAAAAACGAGCTTCTATCACATATCAGCAAAAATCTGTACTCATCTACGCCTCACTCCATGGAGAACTAACAGAGTACACTGATACAAGAGCTTTGAAGACAATATTCAATCTTAAAGTGGAgctacac includes the following:
- the LOC125277501 gene encoding interferon-induced very large GTPase 1-like, producing the protein MRSNLKIFKNLINSNSCKHDRFIVSSREMENHPGSCIILYGSECDEAVCFTPPSKPACPITEEVKGQNVVLKVPPSCPATVELRLLYKVKQDTVWTSEPVLKDQHTVTLTDLRAGTEYEIKCAAVGKLNYTVDSDVIRVITELLHERYETGVAQREKTRTLEKSRAEQNKIYHLFHRLHLKDRYHNKLRAADVLQITGHSLQSHEYCTEQELIQTFLQKLLMMNYRARFIISKEKNEEDHTQRKDNHSSEDESDIFHEMFLSNYGASQSKAIHPMDVQMAVFHCADSFLKQLMVTKLSQCQYALPLLLPDPFTQQIEFPLWTFREITKSWKIRNTNNEIISQTQPIYKAETSMVSFFRFGSVPSSKSQLMNSLINEKHNTFFHRNCPGSSRTRELMDGVVEIAWFCPSGSYDDKFTDCVAFCNLHGDAGDHEKQLQILTEMASVNVVLLPQLDRNDKSAAIIQNMYRNSKPLICLFTENESAVTEIKKRKYKIGLKNRNQSVVSEELRRAINDCLSESSSTLRLEDVSKHSDVRVDEEDDEDCRRGREAAQKMMSLLEKKDLTEIKESVLPHQGKLWHQWRQKNKELHRPKADEIEMDISRKKTELKRIRQHQYESDIREFIKFFIKEINSGAANKNIYFLKWLRILLDEYTSGDLSYLNHKYDEKWSTVLKLKENCNKIEQLKAEQTELERISEKLQAAAFGLEHIMREIGQIYESCSSVKKNKKDLQFDFSSLPSLAAEMMISGFPLELMDGDAAHVPVIWISAVLDELIQKLGDQRVFVLSVLGLQSSGKSTMLNAMFGLQFAVSAGRCTRGAFMQLVKVSDEMKTQMNFDYILVVDTEGLRALDLAGRSRRHHDIELATFVVGLGNLTLINIFGENPSEMQDILHIVVQAFMRMKKVRLNPSCVFVHQNVSDITAVEKNMEEKRRLQQTLDKMTKLAAEDEVCDAECFSDVIAFDVQNDVKYFAHLWEGNPPMAPPNPDYCENIQDLKETIISCAEKPHGMMLIDLKDHIRDLCEALLKERCVFSSRTALEISAYRKLETEYSKWSWRLRSAMMETENKLHNKIENEAIYKFEETDLQRELKKTSEDVKNSMSEFFEKDADILVQWKKSFDVKMKEIQENIVRETKRKLNEILQQRDLKKKTDDQKTHHENTLYEKSKELALKLKDKTTDEQTQKKEFDSFWKKSVDRILSDSPQIKDTDIMTDVREILKNIYRSSLVYNCSESYDIFTVTTYSQYVIFRNSTKTVKETCGFDQSLSLEDEAQIRSLVTDVAQQTDRMIQSFNISKMGYNISYIQQLTGYIKTRVTEHQKRQLKYVFKIDFFMDLVLSISKRANKMITDQHRLFKEANDPKIYVEKKREEYYSVFQKYCHGATSAAIFGEIICQKLKEPIEQSVYKKTARDLTDGMRTNCESLNGNGSNLEKHILKTLADEEDFKKYMNYIHNPRDHFKSFIRDEVSQYITDKFSVSVLPKMKENIELLQQKIMKAVHESTEHVQVNRGDVGLWLKSFTQQISDMLIFSEKDLNGVKHDDVDDLNLLEDVIRQELPTIISDISRRFNTETFPVNLDYKFRPDELLIDHFCQCCWVQCPFRKAICTNTIKKHHGDNSAPFHIERGNGRHFPQAQYLCAVICTKLVASDQDFYVPDGRFPSREYRRAGGVYEDLSITSDLSELPYWKWFVCRFQKDLEKHYSKTFEGSFKISDEWRKYSKQNAIECLGQCI